From a single Chthoniobacterales bacterium genomic region:
- the fabF gene encoding beta-ketoacyl-ACP synthase II: MSERRVVITGIGTVTPIGLDTATFWQNLTNGVSGISRFSAFDSTDYDCKIAGEIKDFNAAAYFKNPKSAKRTDRFTQFAMAGAKMAVEDSGLDPEKLDLTRVGVMIGSGIGGLYSMEEEAKRLQARGPSRVSPFTIAMMISNMASGIVSMEYGFAGPNMCIVTACATANNSLGEAWRIIKFGDADCFVAGGCEATITPLGIAGFASMKALSCRNDEPEKACRPFDKDRDGFIMGEGAGIMVLEELEHAKRRGAPIYCELAGYGATADAYHMTAPLPEGEGAARAMKIAMKHAGVNPEDIDYINAHATSTGLGDICETKAIKLALGEAARTVTVSSTKSMTGHLLGAAGGVEMAACALAIKHGIVPPTINLDEPDPECDLDYTPNVAREKKVRVVLNNSFGFGGHNATLIAKEYVG, translated from the coding sequence ATGAGTGAGCGCAGAGTCGTAATTACCGGAATTGGAACCGTCACGCCGATCGGCCTGGACACCGCCACCTTTTGGCAAAATCTCACCAATGGCGTGAGCGGGATCAGCCGTTTCAGCGCCTTCGACTCGACCGACTACGACTGCAAGATCGCCGGCGAAATCAAGGATTTCAACGCGGCCGCCTATTTCAAGAATCCCAAATCGGCCAAGCGCACCGACCGCTTTACCCAGTTCGCGATGGCCGGCGCCAAGATGGCCGTCGAGGACTCCGGACTCGATCCCGAGAAGCTCGACCTCACCCGCGTCGGCGTGATGATCGGTTCCGGCATCGGCGGCCTTTACAGCATGGAAGAGGAGGCCAAGCGCCTCCAGGCCCGCGGCCCCTCGCGCGTCTCGCCCTTCACGATTGCCATGATGATCAGCAACATGGCCTCGGGCATTGTCTCGATGGAATACGGCTTTGCCGGTCCAAACATGTGCATCGTCACCGCCTGCGCCACCGCGAACAACTCGCTCGGCGAAGCCTGGCGCATCATCAAATTTGGCGATGCGGATTGCTTCGTCGCCGGCGGCTGCGAAGCCACCATCACCCCGCTCGGCATCGCCGGCTTCGCCTCGATGAAGGCGCTCAGCTGCCGCAACGACGAGCCCGAGAAAGCCTGCCGCCCGTTCGACAAGGACCGCGACGGCTTCATCATGGGGGAAGGCGCCGGCATCATGGTTCTCGAGGAACTCGAACACGCCAAACGCCGCGGCGCTCCGATTTATTGCGAACTCGCCGGCTACGGCGCGACCGCCGATGCCTATCACATGACGGCCCCGCTGCCCGAGGGCGAAGGCGCCGCCCGCGCGATGAAGATCGCGATGAAGCACGCCGGCGTGAACCCGGAAGACATCGATTACATCAACGCCCACGCCACCTCGACCGGCCTCGGCGACATCTGCGAAACCAAGGCCATCAAGCTTGCCCTCGGCGAAGCCGCCAGGACCGTCACCGTGAGCTCCACGAAGTCCATGACCGGTCACCTCCTCGGTGCCGCCGGTGGCGTGGAAATGGCCGCCTGCGCCCTCGCGATCAAGCACGGCATTGTCCCGCCCACGATCAACCTCGACGAGCCCGATCCCGAGTGCGACCTCGACTACACGCCGAATGTCGCCCGCGAAAAGAAGGTCCGCGTCGTCCTCAACAACTCCTTCGGCTTCGGCGGACACAACGCCACGCTCATCGCCAAGGAATACGTCGGGTAA
- the mgrA gene encoding L-glyceraldehyde 3-phosphate reductase, whose protein sequence is MNSPRYGSIPYRRSGRSGLLLPALSLGLWHNFGAAADFENARAMVRRAFDLGITHFDLANNYGPPPGSAEETFGRLLREDFSRHRDELIVSTKAGYTMWEGPYGDWGSRKYLLSSLDQSLHRLGLDYVDIFYHHRPDPDTPLEESLTALVDAVRMGKALYAGVSNYDAPRAAAAAQFLRAAGVPLLIHQPRYNMLQRIPETGGLLDTLDAEGVGCIAFCPLAQGLLTSRYLTGEIPPDSRAAGNSVFLTADKVTAENIAIARRLNPIAEARGQTLAQMALSWVLRRSTVTSALIGASRPSQIEENVAATTHCEFTAEELTAIDAACTGQSA, encoded by the coding sequence ATGAACTCCCCCCGCTACGGCTCCATCCCCTACCGCCGCAGCGGCCGCAGCGGCCTGCTGCTGCCCGCTCTCTCGCTCGGCCTCTGGCACAATTTCGGAGCCGCCGCCGACTTCGAAAACGCCCGCGCCATGGTGCGCCGCGCCTTCGATCTCGGCATCACGCACTTCGATCTGGCGAACAACTACGGGCCGCCTCCCGGCTCCGCCGAGGAAACCTTTGGCCGCCTCCTCCGCGAGGACTTCTCGCGCCACCGCGACGAACTCATCGTCTCGACCAAAGCCGGCTACACCATGTGGGAAGGCCCCTACGGCGACTGGGGCTCCCGCAAGTATCTGCTCTCCAGCCTGGACCAGAGCCTTCACCGCCTCGGGCTCGACTACGTCGACATCTTCTACCATCACCGGCCCGATCCCGACACGCCGCTCGAGGAATCCCTCACCGCCCTCGTCGACGCCGTCCGCATGGGCAAGGCCCTCTACGCCGGCGTATCGAATTACGACGCCCCCCGCGCTGCCGCCGCCGCGCAATTCCTCCGCGCCGCCGGCGTTCCTCTGCTGATTCATCAGCCGCGCTACAACATGCTCCAGCGCATTCCGGAAACGGGCGGCCTCCTCGACACTCTCGACGCCGAGGGCGTCGGCTGCATCGCCTTCTGCCCGCTTGCCCAGGGCCTGCTCACCAGCCGCTATCTCACCGGCGAGATTCCCCCCGACTCCCGCGCCGCCGGCAATTCCGTCTTCCTGACCGCCGACAAGGTCACCGCGGAAAATATCGCCATCGCCCGCCGTCTGAATCCCATCGCCGAGGCCCGCGGCCAGACACTCGCCCAGATGGCGCTATCCTGGGTGCTGCGACGGAGCACGGTCACCTCCGCTCTCATCGGCGCCAGCCGGCCGTCTCAGATCGAGGAGAATGTCGCCGCAACCACCCACTGCGAATTCACCGCAGAAGAACTCACCGCCATCGACGCCGCCTGCACGGGCCAGAGCGCCTGA
- the ppk2 gene encoding polyphosphate kinase 2, which produces MKQVEESTGGEADVESVPEISAEAVAKPPKVKPPKAEKPKKAKKKKAKKPASMPKGASFPMVAVIDEQVRTSIPPELVARVNSATSKKQIISSTYPYEKVIKSADYEEEVRLLHIELVKMQAWVKESGEKIVVLFEGRDAAGKGGTIKTVTENLNPRGARVVALATPSTTERGQWYFQRYVEKMPTSGEIVLFDRSWYNRAGVEHVMGFCTPHDYLEFMRQAPEFERMLVRSNIKLIKFYFSVSRAEQLRRFLSRARDPLKQWKLSPMDVESLGRWDEYTKAKEAMLFYTDTADAPWTIVRSDDKKRARLNAMKFLLASIPYDGKDEALVSTADPLVVGSASAIYEHGEGVPKAKA; this is translated from the coding sequence ATGAAACAAGTCGAAGAATCCACCGGTGGGGAAGCGGACGTCGAGTCCGTCCCCGAGATCAGCGCAGAGGCCGTTGCGAAGCCGCCGAAGGTGAAGCCGCCCAAGGCGGAGAAGCCGAAGAAGGCCAAAAAGAAGAAGGCGAAAAAGCCGGCTTCGATGCCGAAAGGGGCGTCCTTCCCGATGGTGGCGGTGATCGATGAGCAGGTGCGGACAAGCATTCCGCCGGAGCTCGTCGCGCGCGTGAATTCCGCGACGAGCAAGAAGCAGATCATCAGTTCGACCTACCCCTACGAGAAGGTCATCAAGAGCGCGGACTACGAGGAGGAAGTGCGGCTCCTCCATATCGAGCTCGTGAAGATGCAGGCGTGGGTGAAGGAATCCGGCGAGAAGATCGTCGTGCTTTTCGAGGGACGCGACGCGGCCGGCAAGGGCGGCACGATCAAGACCGTCACGGAAAACCTGAATCCGCGCGGCGCCCGGGTTGTCGCGCTGGCGACGCCTTCGACGACGGAGCGCGGCCAGTGGTATTTCCAGCGCTACGTCGAGAAGATGCCGACGAGCGGCGAAATCGTGCTGTTCGATCGCTCGTGGTATAACCGCGCCGGCGTCGAGCACGTGATGGGCTTCTGCACGCCGCACGATTACCTCGAGTTCATGCGCCAGGCGCCGGAATTCGAGCGCATGCTCGTTCGCAGCAACATCAAGCTCATCAAATTCTATTTCTCGGTGAGCCGGGCGGAGCAGCTCCGGCGCTTTCTCAGCCGGGCTCGTGATCCGCTCAAGCAGTGGAAGCTCAGCCCGATGGACGTGGAATCGCTGGGCCGCTGGGACGAATATACGAAGGCCAAGGAAGCGATGCTGTTCTACACGGACACGGCAGATGCGCCCTGGACGATCGTTCGTTCGGATGACAAGAAGCGCGCTCGCCTCAACGCGATGAAATTCCTGCTGGCGTCGATTCCCTACGATGGGAAGGACGAAGCTCTGGTCTCGACGGCCGATCCTTTGGTTGTCGGCAGCGCGAGTGCGATCTACGAGCACGGCGAGGGCGTGCCCAAGGCGAAGGCGTGA